Proteins co-encoded in one Opitutus terrae PB90-1 genomic window:
- a CDS encoding glycoside hydrolase family 16 protein: MKHLPWLLLFLAAAGFAAAADSDSAAPATASKPAGWQLVWSDEFDRDGLPDPARWSYDVGGHGWGNRELQFYTDARAENARIENGRLIIEARREPWQEKNYTSARLVTKGHGDWLYGRFEIRAKLPQGVGTWPAIWMLPTTWDLGDGGWPDNGEIDIMEHVGYDPGVIHVSTHSQKYQWQKNTQRTATMNVPDAMSAFHIYALEWDGEEIRGYIDDRHYFTSRKDGGDWKSWPFFRPFHLVLNLAIGGAWGGVKGVDNSIFPQRMEIDYVRVYERPHAQP; encoded by the coding sequence ATGAAACATCTTCCCTGGCTGCTCTTGTTCCTCGCCGCCGCCGGTTTCGCCGCGGCGGCAGACTCCGACTCCGCCGCCCCCGCCACCGCGTCAAAGCCCGCCGGCTGGCAGCTCGTTTGGTCCGACGAGTTCGATCGCGACGGACTGCCGGATCCCGCCCGCTGGAGTTACGACGTGGGCGGACACGGCTGGGGCAACCGCGAGCTCCAGTTCTACACCGACGCCCGCGCCGAAAATGCCCGCATCGAAAACGGGCGGTTGATCATCGAAGCGCGGCGCGAGCCCTGGCAGGAGAAGAACTACACGTCGGCGCGGCTTGTGACGAAGGGCCACGGCGACTGGCTCTATGGCCGGTTCGAGATCCGCGCCAAGCTGCCGCAGGGCGTGGGCACCTGGCCCGCGATCTGGATGCTGCCGACGACTTGGGACCTCGGTGACGGCGGCTGGCCCGACAATGGCGAGATCGATATCATGGAGCACGTCGGCTACGACCCCGGCGTCATCCACGTCTCGACGCACAGTCAGAAATACCAGTGGCAGAAAAACACGCAGCGCACGGCAACGATGAACGTGCCCGATGCGATGAGCGCGTTCCACATCTACGCGCTCGAATGGGATGGCGAGGAGATCCGCGGCTACATCGACGACCGGCATTACTTCACCTCCCGCAAAGATGGCGGCGATTGGAAGTCGTGGCCCTTCTTCCGTCCCTTCCATCTGGTGCTGAATCTGGCCATCGGCGGTGCGTGGGGCGGCGTCAAGGGCGTGGACAATTCCATTTTCCCGCAGCGGATGGAAATCGACTACGTGCGGGTCTACGAGCGGCCCCACGCGCAGCCGTGA